A single genomic interval of Zingiber officinale cultivar Zhangliang chromosome 4A, Zo_v1.1, whole genome shotgun sequence harbors:
- the LOC121972501 gene encoding metal transporter Nramp1-like: protein MESVYLNIYITSSFIEETTVLKRDIIAVIQKFNIQVSNLTQDVLGKSSSTVYAIALLASGQSSAITGTYAGQYIMQGFLNMKMKKWLRNLMTLSIAITPSLIVSIISGSSGAGWLIIISSVLLIFLLQIS from the exons ATGGAAAG tgtgtatttaaatatatatataacaagtAGCTTTATTGAAGAAACTACAGTACTAAAGAGGGACATTATTGCAGTCATTCAAAAGTTCAATATCCAAGTTAGCAATTTGACTCAA GATGTCCTTGGAAAGTCTAGTTCAACTGTTTATGCCATTGCATTGTTAGCCTCTGGACAGAGCTCTGCAATAACTGGTACATACGCTGGGCAATACATCATGCAG GGTTTTCTAAACATGAAGATGAAAAAATGGTTGAGGAATCTCATGACTCTATCAATCGCAATCACTCCAAGTCTCATCGTGTCCATCATCAGTGGTTCCTCAGGAGCCGGATGGCTCATCATAATCTCATCGGTACTATTGATATTCCTTCTCCAAATTTCATAA